The DNA sequence CTAATCCATATTCTATACGTGGTCACCTATTTCCCCGTATCCTTACGTCGGCACTTATTTACTCTATCTCGACGTCGTTACATATTCCGTGTGCGGACGATGTCGTAGTTTTACTTATATGTCACGTGATACGTTGCTAGCGTCTTATTCTCCAAGTACTTTTAACGCCTCATCGACTTTGCGCGCGAAGACGATCGGGTTTTCTACCGACTCGAAGTGGATGTAGAACAGCCGCGGTTCATCGAATAGCCAGTGGTTGTGTAAGGCGGTGACGAGGATTCCCCGCTTGCGCAAGGCGGAAATGAACGGGTTGATCTCTCGCTGTAAAATAACAGTCTCACCTAAGTTAAG is a window from the Numidum massiliense genome containing:
- a CDS encoding DUF1259 domain-containing protein, with the translated sequence MSTLEQLCQQFARIVGGMPSVVNGTCLIQKFRNIDVTILGRRARSPLVLPTFFSFESIDRRGRALNLGETVILQREINPFISALRKRGILVTALHNHWLFDEPRLFYIHFESVENPIVFARKVDEALKVLGE